A single region of the Planctomycetia bacterium genome encodes:
- a CDS encoding DUF4864 domain-containing protein, whose product MRCLLLAALCAVGFAIGTRLMMLSAPPATDWQALRAATPLTAPHPELQPEQVVALQVAALRAFRTRDAALLQCMAFASPSNRSVTGSPAQFAAMVRGPKYRALIDCEKSLIGSPTIMGDQAMVLVTVIDGSHRASVFRFFLTKQANPQYQDCWMTDSVTPDAEAPATDDSGSDVVSRTFPSESGRLVRCLA is encoded by the coding sequence ATGCGTTGCTTGTTGCTGGCTGCGCTCTGCGCTGTCGGCTTCGCAATCGGCACGAGATTGATGATGCTTTCCGCGCCGCCGGCGACGGATTGGCAGGCGTTGCGGGCCGCCACGCCGCTGACGGCGCCCCATCCTGAATTGCAGCCCGAGCAGGTCGTCGCATTGCAAGTGGCGGCGCTGCGAGCGTTTCGCACCCGGGACGCCGCATTGCTGCAATGTATGGCATTTGCCTCGCCTTCGAATCGCTCCGTCACCGGCAGTCCGGCTCAATTCGCCGCGATGGTCCGTGGGCCCAAATATCGGGCGTTGATCGATTGCGAGAAATCGCTGATCGGCAGTCCTACGATCATGGGCGACCAGGCGATGGTGCTGGTCACCGTGATTGACGGTTCACATCGCGCCAGCGTGTTCCGCTTTTTCCTCACGAAGCAGGCGAACCCGCAGTACCAGGATTGCTGGATGACCGATTCCGTGACGCCCGACGCCGAAGCGCCGGCGACCGACGATTCAGGTTCAGACGTCGTGAGCCGCACATTTCCCAGCGAAAGCGGACGATTGGTTCGCTGTCTCGCATGA